In Nocardia terpenica, the genomic window TCGGCTCCTCGGCGAGCGCCCGTTCGGTGAACGCGCCGTAGGTCTGCTGATAGTGCCGCACCGCGGCCGAGAACAGCGCCCGCTTGTCCCCGAACGCCGCGTACAGGCTCGGCGGCTTCACGCCGATGGTCTCGACCAGCGTCGAGATCGGCGTCGCCTCGTAGCCGTGCCGCCAGAACAGCCGCAGCGCCTGCTCCAGCGCCTGCTGCCGATCGAAGCCACGCGGCCTGCCTGCGGTTCTGCTCACCCGACCGATTGTATAGCGATCGCTACAGAGCGTGTTATGGTCTGTTCTGTAGCGACCGCTAAACAAACGAGGAGTGCCCGTGAGCCCCACGCCTGTTCGCCCCACCCTGGCCCGCACCGTGCTCGGCAGCGGCCCGGCCGTCCTGCTCGCACACGGCGCGGGCGGCGGCGTCCGCCCCAATTACGGCCCCGTCCTGGACGCGCTGGCCGAAGGGCACACCGTCATCGGCGCGGACTACCCGGGCGCGGGGGAGTCCGCCCCGGCGCTCGCGCCCCTGGAACTCGACGCGCTGGCCGACGAACTGGTCGCCGCCGCGGCCGCCGAGGGGCACGAGCGCTTCGCGGTCATCGGCTATTCGCTGGGCACCTCCGTCGCGGTGCGCATCGCCACGCGCTACCCGGAGCGGGTGAGGGCGCTGATCCTGACCGCGCCCTTCGCCCGCCCCGACAACCGCATGCTGCTGTTGCTGCAACTGTGGCGCGAGCTGTACCGCTCCGGCCGCCACGACCTGCTCGCCCGGTTCATGCAAACCGTGGCCTGGAGCGCCGAGCGGCTGGAAACCTTTGCGCCGCAGGAACTGTCGGCCATGCTCCAGGAGGCCGAGCGCACCTTCCCCACCGGCACCGCCGACCAGGCCGACCTCGGCGGCCGCGTCGACACCCGCGCCGAACTCGCCCGAATCCAGGTGCCCGCCCTGGTCGTCGTCACCACCGCCGACCTGCTCGTCCCCCCGTCGGTCCAATACGAGGTGGCCACCGGCATCCCCACCGCCCGCACCGCCGAACTCCCCACCGGCCACCTCCCCTTCGCCGAACGGCCCGACGAATGGGCGACCCTGATGACGAAATTCCTGGCCGAGGTCGAATAAAATGAGGTAGCAGCAGAGTATTCGCCCACGGCAGAGGAGTCTCGCCATGCGGATGAAAAGACTCGCAGCGTTATCGGCCGCC contains:
- a CDS encoding alpha/beta fold hydrolase, encoding MSPTPVRPTLARTVLGSGPAVLLAHGAGGGVRPNYGPVLDALAEGHTVIGADYPGAGESAPALAPLELDALADELVAAAAAEGHERFAVIGYSLGTSVAVRIATRYPERVRALILTAPFARPDNRMLLLLQLWRELYRSGRHDLLARFMQTVAWSAERLETFAPQELSAMLQEAERTFPTGTADQADLGGRVDTRAELARIQVPALVVVTTADLLVPPSVQYEVATGIPTARTAELPTGHLPFAERPDEWATLMTKFLAEVE